The following proteins come from a genomic window of Nycticebus coucang isolate mNycCou1 chromosome 11, mNycCou1.pri, whole genome shotgun sequence:
- the EPHA1 gene encoding ephrin type-A receptor 1 isoform X2, translated as MDTSTAQGELGWLPDPPEDGWSEVQQMLNGTPLYMYQDCPVQEGGDTDHWLRSNWIYRGEEASRVHVELQFTVRDCKSFPGGAGPLGCKETFNLLYMESDQDVGIQLRRPLFQKVTTVAADQSFTIRDLASGSMKLNVERCSLGRLTRRGLYLAFHNPGACVALVSVRVFYQRCPEALHSLAHFPDTLPGPAGLVEVAGTCLPHALTSPGPSGAPRMHCSPDGEWLVPVGRCQCESGYEEGSDSKGCVACPSGSYRTDMDTPHCLKCPQHSTTESEGATICICESGHYRAPGEGPQVACTRPPSEPRNLSFSASGSQLSLSWGAPADVGGRQDVRYSVLCSQCQGLAQDGGPCQPCGRGVRFSPGNRGLTAPAVQVEGLEPYANYTFKVEAMNGVSGLGGSSHASASLSISMGHAESLAGLSLRLVKKEPRQLELTWAGSWPRSPGGNLSYELHVLNQDEERHEMVLEPRVLLTELQPDTTYIVRVRMLTPLGPGPFSPDHEFRTSPPVSRGLTGGEIVAIIFGLLLAVALLLGILVFRSRRAQRQQHQRQRDRADVDREDKLWLKPYVDLQAYEDPAQGALEFTQELDPAWLMVDTVIGEGEFGEVYRGTLRLPSQDCKTVAIKTLKDTSPDGHWWNFLREATIMGQFNHPHILHLEGIVTKRKPIMIITDFMENGALDAFLREREDQLVPGQLVAMLQGIASGMNYLSDHNYVHRDLAARNILVSQNLCCKVSDFGLTRLLDSFDGTYETQGGKIPIRWTAPEAIAHRIFTTASDVWSFGIVMWEVLSFGDKPYGEMSNQEVMKSIEDGYRLPPPMDCPAPLYELMKNCWAYDRARRPPFHKLQARLEQLLANPHSLRTIANFDPRVTLRLPSLSGSDGIPYRSVSEWLESIRMKRYILHFRSAGLDTMECVLELTAEDLTQMGITLPGHQKRILCSIQGFKD; from the exons TGGAGTGAGGTGCAGCAGATGCTGAATGGGACACCCCTGTACATGTACCAGGACTGCCCGGTACAAGAAGGTGGAGACACTGACCACTGGCTTCGCTCCAACTGGATCTACCGGGGGGAGGAGGCATCTCGTGTCCATGTGGAGCTGCAGTTTACTGTGCGGGACTGCAAGAGCTTCCCTGGGGGAGCTGGGCCTCTTGGCTGCAAGGAGACCTTCAACCTTCTGTACATGGAGAGTGACCAGGATGTGGGCATTCAGCTCCGACGGCCCTTGTTCCAGAAG GTCACCACGGTGGCTGCAGACCAGAGCTTCACCATTCGAGATCTCGCCTCCGGATCCATGAAGCTGAACGTGGAGCGCTGCTCCCTGGGCCGCCTGACCCGCCGTGGCCTCTACCTCGCTTTCCACAATCCAGGTGCCTGTGTGGCCCTGGTGTCTGTCCGGGTCTTCTATCAGCGCTGCCCTGAAGCCCTGCACAGCTTGGCTCATTTCCCTGACACTCTCCCCGGACCTGCAGGGTTGGTGGAAGTGGCAGGGACCTGCTTGCCACACGCACTGACCAGTCCAGGGCCCTCAGGTGCACCCCGCATGCACTGCAGCCCTGATGGCGAGTGGCTGGTGCCAGTGGGACGGTGCCAATGTGAGTCTGGCTATGAAGAAGGCAGTGACAGCAAGGGCTGTGTTG CCTGCCCCAGCGGTTCCTACCGGACTGACATGGACACACCCCACTGTCTCAAGTGCCCCCAACACAGCACCACCGAGTCTGAGGGTGCCACCATCTGCATCTGCGAAAGTGGGCATTACAGAGCTCCTGGGGAGGGCCCCCAGGTGGCATGCACAC GTCCCCCCTCAGAGCCTCGAAACCTGAGCTTCTCTGCCTCAGGGTCTCAGCTGTCGTTGAGTTGGGGGGCACCAGCAGATGTGGGAGGACGCCAAGATGTCCGATACAGCGTGTTGTGTTCCCAGTGTCAGGGCCTTGCACAGGATGGGGGGCCCTGCCAGCCCTGTGGCAGGGGTGTGCGCTTCTCTCCAGGGAACAGAGGGCTCACTGCACCTGCTGTGCAAGTCGAAGGCCTAGAACCTTATGCCAACTACACCTTCAAGGTCGAGGCCATGAATGGAGTGTCAGGCCTGGGTGGCTCCAGCCACGCCAGTGCTTCCCTCAGCATCAGCATGGGGCATGCAG AGTCACTGGCAGGCTTATCTCTGAGACTGGTGAAGAAAGAACCGAGGCAGCTGGAGCTAACCTGGGCAGGGTCCTGGCCGCGTAGTCCTGGGGGTAACCTGAGCTACGAGCTGCACGTGCTGAACCAG GATGAAGAAAGGCATGAGATGGTTCTGGAACCCAGGGTTTTGCTGACAGAACTGCAACCAGATACCACATACATTGTCAGAGTGCGAATGCTGACACCCCTGGGCCCTGGCCCTTTCTCCCCTGACCATGAGTTTCGGACCAGTCCACCAG TTTCCAGGGGCCTAACAGGAGGAGAAATCGTGGCCATCATCTTTGGGCTGTTGCTTGCGGTAGCTCTGCTGCTCGGGATCCTGGTCTTCCGTTCAAG GAGAGCCCAGCGGCAGCAGCATCAGAGGCAGCGCGATCGTGCTGACGTGGATAGGG aaGACAAGCTGTGGCTGAAGCCCTACGTGGACCTACAGGCATATGAGGACCCTGCCCAGGGAGCGCTGGAGTTCACCCAGGAGCTCGACCCAGCCTGGCTGATGGTGGACACTGTCATAGGGGAAG GAGAGTTTGGGGAAGTGTATCGAGGGACCCTGAGGCTCCCCAGCCAAGACTGCAAGACTGTGGCCATTAAGACCTTGAAAGACACATCCCCAGATGGCCACTGGTGGAATTTCCTTCGAGAGGCAACCATCATGGGCCAGTTCAACCACCCACACATTCTGCATCTGGAAGGCATTGTCACAAAGA GGAAGCCCATCATGATTATCACAGACTTTATGGAGAATGGAGCCCTGGACGCTTTCCTCAGG GAGCGGGAAGACCAACTGGTTCCTGGGCAGCTGGTGGCCATGCTTCAGGGCATAGCATCAGGCATGAACTACCTCAGTGACCACAATTATGTCCACCGGGACCTGGCTGCCAGGAACATCTTGGTGAGTCAGAACCTGTGCTGCAAGGTGTCTGACTTTGGCCTGACCCGCCTCTTGGACAGCTTTGATGGCACCTACGAAACCCAG GGAGGAAAGATCCCCATCCGCTGGACAGCACCTGAAGCCATTGCCCATCGGATCTTCACCACAGCCAGCGATGTGTGGAGCTTTGGGATTGTGATGTGGGAGGTGCTGAGCTTTGGGGACAAGCCCTATGGAGAGATGAGCAATCAGGAG GTCATGAAGAGCATTGAGGATGGGTACCGACTGCCCCCTCCCATGGACTGCCCTGCTCCCCTGTATGAACTCATGAAGAACTGCTGGGCATATGACCGCGCCCGGCGGCCCCCCTTCCACAAGCTGCAGGCACGTCTGGAGCAATTGCTTGCCAACCCCCACTCCCTGCGGACCATTGCCAACTTCGACCCCAG GGTGACCCTCCGCCTGCCCAGCCTGAGTGGCTCAGATGGGATCCCGTATCGAAGTGTATCTGAATGGCTGGAGTCCATCCGCATGAAGCGCTACATCTTGCACTTCCGCTCAGCCGGGCTGGACACCATGGAGTGTGTGCTGGAGCTGACAGCTGA GGACCTGACGCAGATGGGAATCACACTGCCTGGGCACCAGAAACGCATTCTTTGCAGTATACAGGGATTTAAGGACTGA
- the EPHA1 gene encoding ephrin type-A receptor 1 isoform X1: protein MERRWPLGLGLLLLCAPLPPGARAMEVTLMDTSTAQGELGWLPDPPEDGWSEVQQMLNGTPLYMYQDCPVQEGGDTDHWLRSNWIYRGEEASRVHVELQFTVRDCKSFPGGAGPLGCKETFNLLYMESDQDVGIQLRRPLFQKVTTVAADQSFTIRDLASGSMKLNVERCSLGRLTRRGLYLAFHNPGACVALVSVRVFYQRCPEALHSLAHFPDTLPGPAGLVEVAGTCLPHALTSPGPSGAPRMHCSPDGEWLVPVGRCQCESGYEEGSDSKGCVACPSGSYRTDMDTPHCLKCPQHSTTESEGATICICESGHYRAPGEGPQVACTRPPSEPRNLSFSASGSQLSLSWGAPADVGGRQDVRYSVLCSQCQGLAQDGGPCQPCGRGVRFSPGNRGLTAPAVQVEGLEPYANYTFKVEAMNGVSGLGGSSHASASLSISMGHAESLAGLSLRLVKKEPRQLELTWAGSWPRSPGGNLSYELHVLNQDEERHEMVLEPRVLLTELQPDTTYIVRVRMLTPLGPGPFSPDHEFRTSPPVSRGLTGGEIVAIIFGLLLAVALLLGILVFRSRRAQRQQHQRQRDRADVDREDKLWLKPYVDLQAYEDPAQGALEFTQELDPAWLMVDTVIGEGEFGEVYRGTLRLPSQDCKTVAIKTLKDTSPDGHWWNFLREATIMGQFNHPHILHLEGIVTKRKPIMIITDFMENGALDAFLREREDQLVPGQLVAMLQGIASGMNYLSDHNYVHRDLAARNILVSQNLCCKVSDFGLTRLLDSFDGTYETQGGKIPIRWTAPEAIAHRIFTTASDVWSFGIVMWEVLSFGDKPYGEMSNQEVMKSIEDGYRLPPPMDCPAPLYELMKNCWAYDRARRPPFHKLQARLEQLLANPHSLRTIANFDPRVTLRLPSLSGSDGIPYRSVSEWLESIRMKRYILHFRSAGLDTMECVLELTAEDLTQMGITLPGHQKRILCSIQGFKD from the exons TGGAGTGAGGTGCAGCAGATGCTGAATGGGACACCCCTGTACATGTACCAGGACTGCCCGGTACAAGAAGGTGGAGACACTGACCACTGGCTTCGCTCCAACTGGATCTACCGGGGGGAGGAGGCATCTCGTGTCCATGTGGAGCTGCAGTTTACTGTGCGGGACTGCAAGAGCTTCCCTGGGGGAGCTGGGCCTCTTGGCTGCAAGGAGACCTTCAACCTTCTGTACATGGAGAGTGACCAGGATGTGGGCATTCAGCTCCGACGGCCCTTGTTCCAGAAG GTCACCACGGTGGCTGCAGACCAGAGCTTCACCATTCGAGATCTCGCCTCCGGATCCATGAAGCTGAACGTGGAGCGCTGCTCCCTGGGCCGCCTGACCCGCCGTGGCCTCTACCTCGCTTTCCACAATCCAGGTGCCTGTGTGGCCCTGGTGTCTGTCCGGGTCTTCTATCAGCGCTGCCCTGAAGCCCTGCACAGCTTGGCTCATTTCCCTGACACTCTCCCCGGACCTGCAGGGTTGGTGGAAGTGGCAGGGACCTGCTTGCCACACGCACTGACCAGTCCAGGGCCCTCAGGTGCACCCCGCATGCACTGCAGCCCTGATGGCGAGTGGCTGGTGCCAGTGGGACGGTGCCAATGTGAGTCTGGCTATGAAGAAGGCAGTGACAGCAAGGGCTGTGTTG CCTGCCCCAGCGGTTCCTACCGGACTGACATGGACACACCCCACTGTCTCAAGTGCCCCCAACACAGCACCACCGAGTCTGAGGGTGCCACCATCTGCATCTGCGAAAGTGGGCATTACAGAGCTCCTGGGGAGGGCCCCCAGGTGGCATGCACAC GTCCCCCCTCAGAGCCTCGAAACCTGAGCTTCTCTGCCTCAGGGTCTCAGCTGTCGTTGAGTTGGGGGGCACCAGCAGATGTGGGAGGACGCCAAGATGTCCGATACAGCGTGTTGTGTTCCCAGTGTCAGGGCCTTGCACAGGATGGGGGGCCCTGCCAGCCCTGTGGCAGGGGTGTGCGCTTCTCTCCAGGGAACAGAGGGCTCACTGCACCTGCTGTGCAAGTCGAAGGCCTAGAACCTTATGCCAACTACACCTTCAAGGTCGAGGCCATGAATGGAGTGTCAGGCCTGGGTGGCTCCAGCCACGCCAGTGCTTCCCTCAGCATCAGCATGGGGCATGCAG AGTCACTGGCAGGCTTATCTCTGAGACTGGTGAAGAAAGAACCGAGGCAGCTGGAGCTAACCTGGGCAGGGTCCTGGCCGCGTAGTCCTGGGGGTAACCTGAGCTACGAGCTGCACGTGCTGAACCAG GATGAAGAAAGGCATGAGATGGTTCTGGAACCCAGGGTTTTGCTGACAGAACTGCAACCAGATACCACATACATTGTCAGAGTGCGAATGCTGACACCCCTGGGCCCTGGCCCTTTCTCCCCTGACCATGAGTTTCGGACCAGTCCACCAG TTTCCAGGGGCCTAACAGGAGGAGAAATCGTGGCCATCATCTTTGGGCTGTTGCTTGCGGTAGCTCTGCTGCTCGGGATCCTGGTCTTCCGTTCAAG GAGAGCCCAGCGGCAGCAGCATCAGAGGCAGCGCGATCGTGCTGACGTGGATAGGG aaGACAAGCTGTGGCTGAAGCCCTACGTGGACCTACAGGCATATGAGGACCCTGCCCAGGGAGCGCTGGAGTTCACCCAGGAGCTCGACCCAGCCTGGCTGATGGTGGACACTGTCATAGGGGAAG GAGAGTTTGGGGAAGTGTATCGAGGGACCCTGAGGCTCCCCAGCCAAGACTGCAAGACTGTGGCCATTAAGACCTTGAAAGACACATCCCCAGATGGCCACTGGTGGAATTTCCTTCGAGAGGCAACCATCATGGGCCAGTTCAACCACCCACACATTCTGCATCTGGAAGGCATTGTCACAAAGA GGAAGCCCATCATGATTATCACAGACTTTATGGAGAATGGAGCCCTGGACGCTTTCCTCAGG GAGCGGGAAGACCAACTGGTTCCTGGGCAGCTGGTGGCCATGCTTCAGGGCATAGCATCAGGCATGAACTACCTCAGTGACCACAATTATGTCCACCGGGACCTGGCTGCCAGGAACATCTTGGTGAGTCAGAACCTGTGCTGCAAGGTGTCTGACTTTGGCCTGACCCGCCTCTTGGACAGCTTTGATGGCACCTACGAAACCCAG GGAGGAAAGATCCCCATCCGCTGGACAGCACCTGAAGCCATTGCCCATCGGATCTTCACCACAGCCAGCGATGTGTGGAGCTTTGGGATTGTGATGTGGGAGGTGCTGAGCTTTGGGGACAAGCCCTATGGAGAGATGAGCAATCAGGAG GTCATGAAGAGCATTGAGGATGGGTACCGACTGCCCCCTCCCATGGACTGCCCTGCTCCCCTGTATGAACTCATGAAGAACTGCTGGGCATATGACCGCGCCCGGCGGCCCCCCTTCCACAAGCTGCAGGCACGTCTGGAGCAATTGCTTGCCAACCCCCACTCCCTGCGGACCATTGCCAACTTCGACCCCAG GGTGACCCTCCGCCTGCCCAGCCTGAGTGGCTCAGATGGGATCCCGTATCGAAGTGTATCTGAATGGCTGGAGTCCATCCGCATGAAGCGCTACATCTTGCACTTCCGCTCAGCCGGGCTGGACACCATGGAGTGTGTGCTGGAGCTGACAGCTGA GGACCTGACGCAGATGGGAATCACACTGCCTGGGCACCAGAAACGCATTCTTTGCAGTATACAGGGATTTAAGGACTGA